In Sus scrofa isolate TJ Tabasco breed Duroc chromosome 14, Sscrofa11.1, whole genome shotgun sequence, the sequence tacttaattccATGAGATCCTGCATGGAAACTGCCTAGTCCCATGACTGGTCATGAAAAACATTCAGACACTAGCTATGGCGGTGATTATTAATTCAATGAATAAAGATTTCTTGCCTCCCTACCATGGGCAATAAGTCTACTGTTCTAGctgctggggatacagcagtgaacaaaagcGATGAAATCCCGTAACCTCATGGAACTTCCTTTTCAGCCGGTGTAAAACAAGCAGTAACAAAAAGAATAAGGTATGTCAGCTGGTGCGACGGACACAGAGCAAGGAAAGGTGAGGGAGTGCTTGGAGAGTGTGGTCAGGGAACACACGCCATGCAGGTTATCTGAGGGAAATCAAAGCAGGTTGGCGCGGGGCGGGGGAACCCAGGGGTGGGGCGGTGGGTGGGCGGTGTGGGCGTGCTCTTCCCGCTGCCCAGCTCCCTTGGGGATGCAGGACCTGAGGACGGAGTTTACAGGGAGCCTGGAGGAGATGAAGGTTTGGGAGAGAAGTGAAGGTGGAAAACAGACCCAGGACCGGATGCAGCGGCCAGGACTGCAGTGACCAGGGGCTGCTGCTTCTGGGGGCGTCTCCGGCCTGCACGAGGACCCAAGGGCACAGACATAGCCAAGGATGTTAGCCCGGGACGTGGTCCTTTCAGGGGCCCGGCACAATGCGACCCCACGCAACCTTGCACTGGCTCCAGCCCATCCCTGCGGGTGAACGTCTGCTCCTGCTCGTCTGGGCCCAGCACCTAGCCCCACTGTGCAAACAAGCACCAGATACTTCTGTACACTGGACGCCTTCGTTGAGCCTTCCAGAGTGCACGCCGGTCCGCAATCCCCCATCAGAGGAGTCTGTGCCGGCGGGTCTCGGAATTCTGACCTTCGCGAAAAGCCAAGTCCACGGCGGGGCGCATGCGCGCTGGGCATTTGAGCGGCGCAAACCTCTCTGGCGGCAGAGGCGTTCGCGCAAGCGCAGTGGGTACTGAAGGAAATCCGGGGAGCGGAAGGCTGCGCGGAGTGTACCTTGTCCAGTGCCTGCGGCCGAGACACCAGCGCAGGCGCACCGGGTATTGAGGGGGTGCCTCACTCCCCAGGGGAGGCCGGTCGCCTGGGTCCGAGGATGTAACAACTGTGCCTGTTCATCCTCCGTCCCTCCCTTTCCGTTGCTCTGAGGCTGAAAAGCCACTGAATCCTTAGTCGGCGGAGCCTGGGGCCCACATCTGCAGACCGAAAGGGAACTCAGGTCTGAGGTCACCCCGGCCAACCCCCACTGCCTTCGCCCCCATAGGTCTCGGCCGGCCGCTCTGATCGGCGCGCTCCAGACTCGCCAGAAATCCTGGCCCTGGCCCctcgtcccctccccctcccgcccctgGAGTGACTCTACCTGTCCCGGCCGCACCCTCCGCCCACCCCCGGACCTCCACCGCAGCCCTTTCAGGCCCCTCTGCCCGACCTCCTCTAACCCCCATCTGGCGCCCCTGCCGGAGCCGCCAAGGCCCGGGACGCCTCTGTCCCTGGGAGGTCCCGTCCTTGGGAAGTCCCCATCCCCAGGCAACTCTGAGGGCCGCGCTCTGGATTCTGCACAGATATCCCCGCTCCCCTCCAGTCCAGTCCAGTCCACCCTTTACCCTGAGGAGGGGCAGGACTAAGGATGACAAAAGGCAGACCCACCAGTCTCTGGAGGCCTCTCATCTGTCCGTTCTGGCAGAGCCTGTGACTTGGAACGCCGACCAGAGAACCAGTCTCGCGTTGCAGCCCGGGGATCCACAGCGTGAGAGGCTGGCCGGCCTGTGCGCCAAGATGCGTCCGTCCCAGTGGACCCTGCGAGGTGTGGAACCACGGGGTTCACTGGGCCGGattaatcttttatttctcaGGTCTTGTGTGAATCCAGGAGTTGGATTAAGGCCAAAACGAAATCAGACTTGCCAAAGATGCTATATGTCGTCATAGAAACATACACCTGAAAGTAGGAAGTCATCCGGGCAGACTGTGACAGCACATACACCAGAAAGGATACCGCACTATCTTTATTGCtcatgcttggtttttgttttatttccgcTGCTCtgaacttttaaaagtttaaaaattttcttttaaagcatgcattttttaaggaaaagtacagtaaacaaaatattagcagttGCGAATTGCATGCCTTTTTGCATCTACTGACATGATCACTGCTGTGATTAACAACCAGTTGCTCCCCACCCACCCGCCTTGGTTCTTTCTGAAATGCTGCCCAGACACCTCGCTGAAGTCAGCCCCTCAGTGCGTGGGCTCCCAGCCGTTAATTATTATCCTTAAACAAGGAAGCTTGAAGTTTCTCCTCAGCAAACAGTAACCCGGAGTTTAACCTTGAGTATGTGAAAGTCAAGGTCGTGAATGTTTGTGGCTGCCCAGTGTTGAAGGCTAATCTCAACAATCCACACGTGGGTGGCTTCAGCCCCTAAGATTCCACAAGGTGGAGCCTGTGCCCGAGCACCCCTACCGTCCTGCTGGAAGTCGGGGCTGGGCTGTCAGGTCTCCAAGTCCCGCGCAGAGCCGGCGGGATGGAGCCGCCAAACCACGCGGAGTCGGGGAGCATGGAGAGAATCCCCTAACTCCTCCTCCGTGGGGCTTCCCGCGTGGATTCCCACCCAGTCTCGGTTTGCCGGGGGAGAAGGTGGAggtggagaaaggggaggagaggtGGTCTGCCCACGGCCACCAGTGCTCAGGACCTGCGGGCCGATGGCCAGTGTGGGCGGTGACACCCTTCCCTCGATGTGGGAGTCACGCCCCACCGTCCCTCCTGCACGCTGGGACATCTCACTGcggacgaggaaactgaggccgggGGAAGGGGGATCTCCGGCGCGGATGCCGGCTGGAAGGCTCCATCCAGTCCACGCGACCCACCGAGCCGAGGGCTGCTCGCACTCCCGCACAGGCGGCGGAGCTGCCTCGTCGACCCGAAACCGCGGCCAGAAGATGTCTCCACGGTTGCCTGAGCCCGGGGTCGCAGCCAGGGTTTGGCTTCCAGACCCCCAGGGGATCCTTCAGCCAGCCCTGGCCGCCCCCGCCGCCTCCCTAGAAACGTGCTTTGGCCGCAAGAGGGCGACAAAGCCCAGACTGCGCGAGTAGACGCGGCGGGTCTCTGGACGTTCCCGGGGCTCCGCGGTGACCGGGTAACAAAGAGCCTGAGCCAGGGCCACTCCAGGTACGGAGCATCCAGGGGAGAGCTGCCTCCTCGGCCGCTGGGAGCTCCCTGTTCCCCGAGCCCCAAGTGATTTCGCTTCCTCTGTCCTGCGTACCCAGCCAGGTGGGCCAGGGCCTTGCGCAAGAGCGCTGACACCCAGcccaccctccctctgcctccctagGTTCCTCCCCTCTCTGCTCCATGAGGGATGGGACAGGGGTCTGGTCAGGCGCCTAACCCGTGGAGCCAGAGCTCAGGCTGGACGCCTTGACCCCTGGTCTCTCCTGCAGGGCTCGGTCCATCAGCAGGCTGTCCATCACGGGTGAGATCATCTGGTACCTGCACGTGACCACCCCACAGACTCTAAGCCGCTTTGACCCGACTTCCTCCTTTCCGACATCGGTTTCCCTGGTTTCCCCGTCTGTCAGCTGTGGGTTCCAGGAAGAGCTGGGGAGTGGGGCGGCTGCTTCTTCAAGACCGCTCAGAGGCCCCTCCTCCTTGCCACCTTCCCTGTTCCTCCCACTTGGACTGGCATCTCTGCTTCACACCAGGCACCTCCAGGGTGCACTGGGTGGAGTTCAGGAGGCCAGCTGACCTTCAGCACTAGGCTGCCAGAGTGGGCAGTGAGCCACACCAAGCAAGCTGGCTGTCACAGGCCTGGCTGCAGCTGATACCAATGGGACCCCAGCAGTTCAACAGGGacttcctccctcccagcctccattTGCTCATCTGTACAGGCTCTGTGCCCTCAGGTCCCAGGTATGTCTGTTGACCCTCCCTGCGCTGGGCATCCCAAGGGCAGGTACCCAGGATCTCCAGAGAGACCCTGCCCTTGGGTAGGTGGATGTGGGGAGCTGCAGCCTGGCTGGGTGTGGAGGGCAAGGCTTTGCTCTCCTCCTCCGAGCTGGCATCCACTCCAGTTCTGGGTCACATTTCCAATTTAacaattcaaaagaaagaaagaaagaaaaaaggaaaggaaaaaccccaagCAAGAACCAGCTGAGCTACCCTTTGATATTTGAGGACTGAAGAGTGGGGCTGATTGCGGATAGGAGATTTTTGAAGCCATCTTAATTAGTAGGAAAGAATGTCCTCCTGGTTAGCTGTTCTAAAAATACAGCTGTGCCCACATCTGGAGGGGATGGGTGGGAggcgagggtgggggtgggggatagtgGTTAGACTGGGGTCTGAAGTGCTGAGGCCTGCATTCCTTGGTGGGGGAGGCCCCCTCCCAGGAGGGCCCGtggagagggtgggggcagaTGCCAAATCAGGCAGACCCCTGTGGCTGGGCCACCGGGCGCAGCTTTGGGATGGAGCTGAACAGACAACCCATCCTTTCCTAGGCCCACTCTCACTCCTTCCCTGGCCCTCCCCACAACCCaggctcagtttccccagctgtgcTGAGGGGATAGGCAGTGGCCTGGTTAATGcaccccgcttttttttttttttttttttttgtctttttgccttttctagggctgctcccgcggcatgtggaggttcccaggctaggggtcgaatcggaggcatgtggaggttcccaggctaggggtcgaatcggagctgtagccaccggtctacgccagagccacagcaatgcgggatgtgagccgcatctgtgatctacaccacagctcatggcaacgctggatccttaacccactgagcaaggccagggatggaacccgcaacctcatggttcctagtcagattcattaatcactgcaccacgacaggaactcccaccctgcTTCTTTTTTACCAATCCCTGCCCAACGTGGGCACCTCGGGCCATCTAGTCTCAAGCCTCTGACCAAGGAGGGGATTTTTTCTGGATTTGAAATGTGTGTTATTTATTAGCTTTTACTTGTCGCTTATTTGTTTGCTTCCTCATTCTAAGCAAATATTCACTTTTGTACCTAATCCTGGATTTGTAATTTTGCATTTGCTTCTTAAAGAGGCCCCAACACCTCATACAGGCTGAGGGAAGTTGAGcaaaatgcagaggaagggctTGTGGGGGTGTCTTTGTGGGGAGGACAGGCCACAGGGTTCTTGTCCCAGTGTGCGCAGGGCCTGGGCTGCTTGGCAGGGGTGTGGGTGGTGCCAGCCAGGTGGGAGGTGGGTGAGCCCCGGGCCTCTCCAAGCCTCTCCATCTGTCTGCTCTGAGTGCTGAGTCACTGGTCCTGGGAGCGGGCTCCCGGAGTGGTGGCCCCTGTCCTTCCAGGTCCCTGCCAGGTGACAGACCACAACTGCCTGATGATCTGGCTAGCAGGCAACAAATAGGAAGACCCAGTGGCCTCAGGCTGCACAGGGCACCCAGGGGTCACAGGGACTGGCTCCTTTGAGCATCCCCAGTGCCCAGACAGAGACCCATGTGGGGCTGCAGTCCTTTCACTGCATAGCCAAGCTCCTGTCACCTGAACACGAAGCCCCGGCCCTGCCATTTGGCTGACTCAGCCAAGCACATGATCTTCTTCCAAAACACAGCCCCACAGCCACACTGATCCTGAAAATaactggggtggaggagggggccaTCTGCCAGCTGCTCTGGGGCTCTGGGAGGCAGCTCTGACGCCCCGAGGTGGCCACAGTAGGAAGTGGGACTGAGAGGTGATTGCTGACGGTCATGACAGCTGGGCATTGAGGGTCAGGCTGGCCTGGCAGTGGGGGCTGGGGAAAGACCACCTTATCCAGCTACTGAGGGTAAGGTGGGGAGCCCCACGCTCCAGTGGCTCAGCAGGGGAGCATCCAGGGGGCAGAGTCGAGACATCAAAGGAGCACAGATGCGGCAGAGAGCTTTTGTGTCCAAACCACAGCTGAAGAAGGGCCAAGGCAAGGGACTTGGAAGACTTCCCTGGGGGGtcctgtcccccagccccctAACTAGGCCTGTCCCAAACCATCAGGGGGCTTCCTTCTCAAACCTGGCCCTCCCCAATAGCTCAGCCTCCTTAGGCTCTCACTGAGGTCAGTGCCTTCTGTTTCCTTGACCCATCCACTCCCTCTCCGTCAGGTGCCTGCTACTGCAGGCCGTGGCCATCCTCCCCTCTGATTGCTGCCTTTTCTCTTGGCCCCTTCTTCCTCCAAAGAGCCGCCTTCTGAGGCTCACTCCCCATCATGCTGACAACTCCTGCGGTTGCCCACTGCCCTTGGGACGGAGACCACAACCTGTAGGCCCCGCTCAGCCTCCTCTCATTACATGCagctcctcttcctgcctctgcccccaccctcagccctgtgacgcctcaggacctttgcaccagCTGTTTTCCTGTCGGGCCCAGGTAATGCCTACCTATCCTCTATGCTGcctacctcctccctccccatcctgcccAGATTGCTGAAAAGCCCTGGAAAGTGGATTCTGTTACAAGACTCAGAGAGCCAGGCCCAGGTCGCTCCTGCTGCAGGGCAGGTCCGCACGGCCCACCTGGACAGTTTGTTGTTCTTGTGCTCTGGCCATGAGCAGCTGCTGCCAAGTGAGTTCCGGATTCAGTGCTAAAAATACCCTATGACCTAGACAGGAAGGGCCACCGGGGACACAGCTGCTGGGGATGGGGTGGCTGAAGCTGCAGTGAGGCCCACCCACCGCAGTTGTGGGGTCCATGAGCCAGGAGATGGGGGGGGCACCAGGTCCACCTCCAGCAGTCGTCTTGTTTCTCATCTTATTTCTGCTTCTTCCCCTTTGTTTCCACAGGCACATGCtgccttcaaaataaaatacattttaaactgaGGGCATGGGGCCCTAACAGAGTCCTAACAGAAGGTAGGTGGGTTCTGGTCCCTTCAGGAAGGGCTTCCTGGGGTAGGGGGCATTTccaccaccctccctccctctccattttttgttttttgttttgttttgtgttgttgttgtttttttggccgAGGTCtgcagcagcttaatgtgggaatctcagttcccagaccagggattgaacccaggctgaaGAGGCAAGACTGTCCAGTCCTCACCACTAGGCCTGTCAGGTTTCGGGGTTGTCACTGGGGGCTCCTGAGAGTCTCTCGTGGTGTGGGAGGCAGTGAAGAAGAAAGCCAGCTCAGTGGGTGGGTGCTGTTTTGCCTATGGGCCCTGGGAGAGCCTGCATAGAGGGAGGAGTCAGGGTCCCCTGGGTGTTCCTAGACCCAGGATCCCTGGGCTCCTTGTTCTGCAGCAGGCAGGGTCCCGAGGCCAGTGAGGTGGCCTGGGAAGCAGACTCATCGTCACCTTGCCAAGGGACCACAGGTCCCCCTCCTGCCAAGGTCCTCAGCCCAGGAGAGGCAAAGCGGCCTGAACGGCAGGTCTGCAGCTGTGCTGCTCAGGACAGATGGCTAAGTAGCTGTGACAGTCCAGCACACTACCTGCCCAGGTCACCTAGGCCCCTGGGACATGCAAAGCCCAGGGCTTCACTTCATAAGTACTTGGAGGTGGCTGGGGTTGGAACAGTGAAACTGGTGCCTCCAGGACCTGGTAATGAAGGCCCAGTCCTGCTGGGTCTCAGTCCCTAACTGATGACACCCCTTGGCCCTGAGAAGGGACATGTGCATGGGACCCAGCCACTGCTCCCTGCACATTtcacccccaccctgggctcccAGCCTCCAAGGAATGTACTTCTGCACCTGCAAACCGGCTCCTGTCTTAGCAGCCCCATCAGCCCCatggaaggggagagaaaggcaCCCCTCTCACAATGACAGCCCCTCCCCACTAGCCCCAGCCCAACCCTAAGTGGAGGGCCAGCCAGTGCCTGTGCTGAGGGCCTGGAGGCAGGaatgcctccccctccccaagaaCAAGACACCCGACCCCCTTGCTGGCTCCTTCAAGCCTGGTAGGTGCAGTCGCCCATGCCTGTGTCCaaggcctggcccctgccccacAGCTGCACCTCCACCAGGATGGGATCTGCTCCGCTGGGCTCAGCTCCAATGGGATCATCAACCCTGTGGCTAACCCACATCCTGCCACTTCTGGCCCCCCAGGCTCCACCCTGCCTATGCCTCCAGTATTCCCTGCATCCTCCCCCTGCTCACTGATTCCTCTGGCAGGCTGCCCTCCCAGCAGCCACAAggatcttcttttcttcttctcctctttttttttttttttccctttctttttgcgggccctgcagtatatggagttccaaggctagggatcagatctgagccacagttgcaacctatgcagcagctgtggcaacgctggatacttaacccactcactgtgcccagcctgggatcgaacctgagtctcaTCACTCCCAAgatgtgcaccacagcaggaactcccaaagaactgcttctttttttgtttttagggccgcacttgcggcatatggaagttcccaggctaggggtccaatcagagctacagctgccggcctacaccacagccacagcaacgcaggatcgagctgcatctaagatctacaccacagctcacagcaacgccagacccttaacccactgaggccagagatcaaacctgcaatttcatggttcctagtcggattcatttccgctgcctcagaacaggaactccccaaggatcTTCTTATAGTGACAAGCATCACCTCTTCACAGAGTTTTCCAGATCACTTCATGTAGCATGGGGCCCACTATCCAACGCTCCAGCCTCCACTTGGCTGTTATTTCCATCAGCACCCTGCCCAGCAAACACTGGCTCTTATTTAGCATAAGCTCTTGGGTGCCTGTCTTCTTGGCTACACCAGGAGGGAGAGCATCTTCTGTTGGCCACTTTTTCCAGCAtccagaacaatgcctggcagctggtgttcaataaatgattgactttattcattaaaatgaataaatggagtGTCTCTTTTCCACCAAAATAACAAGGCCCTCTCTTTCTCGCCAACTTGCGCCAGCCTGCCTTGGCACCCTTGTCCTACTGCAGTTGCAAGTCCCCAACCCGGACCCTCTGCCAGAGGCCCTCGTGTGGCTTCTCATGGAGCGGGCAGGTTCAGCCGGGCCTGGACGTGCAGGAGTTTTGGACAAGCTGCCATGCACCTCCTTTGCTGCTCTGGTTCTCTGAGGGAAGAAAGACCGCCCACATCGCGGGCCAGCCCAGGTGGGCCTACCGCGCAGGGCGGCCAAATTCCGGGTTTCGCATCACTCCGCCTCGCGCGGCCCCGCCCCTTCAGTCTCAAGAAGCCTAGATTCCTGGTTACCGACTAAGGAGTAATCTTACCCCCGCCCCCATGGAGGCCCCCGTGGGTCCTCACTATTGGTCCTCCCTTAGTTTGCCGCGAAGCGACAAGTTCCTCATTGGCCACTCATTCTCCCGCTCCGCTGCGGGAGGCACCACAACAACCGCCACGTGCTCAACCGTGGGGCCTGCTTATTGGTCCGGAGATTCGACCCACCCGCCCgccccctccgccccgcccccagaATACAGTTTACTCCTCCTATTAGTTACCTGTCCCAGGACCCCTCCCTCTAGCCCGGGAGCGCGGTGCCGCCGACGCGGATTGGCTAAAGACTAGCAGGCGGGGCTTGGAGGTGGGTTAAAGAGCTTGCTAGCAGTACCGCCACGCGTGCCTGAGAAGGTTCAATGGCGTGGCAGGGACTGGCGGCCGAATTCCTTCAGGTGCCGGCGGTGACGCGGACCTACACCACGGCGTGCGTCCTCACCACGGCCGCGGTGGTGAGTGGGTCCTGCGAGTGGGGTGTCGCCATGGTTACACCTGGGGGTGGCTTTGGTTGCGGTTGGACCCGCCCCCCGCCCACAGGGCAGACCCTGACGCGCCCTTGGTTCCGCAGCAGCTGGAGTTCCTCAGCCCCTTCCAGCTCTACTTCAACCCGCACCTCGTGTTCCGGAAGTTCCAGGTTAAGCCGCCCCGCCCCCTTACACCTGCCCTTCCAGCCCCACCCGCCCCGCGCCTGACCCTCTGCCGCCCCACAGGTCTGGAGGCTCGTCACCAACTTCCTCTTTTTCGGGCCCCTGGGATTCAGCTTCTTCTTCAACATGCTCTTCGTGTATCCTGCACCGCGCGGGATCGGGCAGGGGGcggagagtggggagggggggtccACCCGGCGGGACTTTCCCAGGAgcgggaaactgagacccagccGGTGGCACTTCCTATACGGACGCCGCAGGTTCCGCTACTGCCGAATGCTCGAGGAGGGCTCCTTCCGCGGCCGCACAGCAGACTTTGTCTTCATGTTTCTCTTCGGGGGCGTTCTTATGATCGTATCCTTCCGGGTGCCTAGAACCTCTGATCCTGGTCTCTGTGGCCCTGGGGCCTGGCTTGAGTGCTGGCTGGAGGACTGTCGCTCCCTCTAGCTTAGCATGTATTCAACGTGCATGGTGTGTTCAGCTCCAGGTGCCAAGGCGGGTGTAAACGAAATATCACAGCGTGGGGTGCCTGTGGCCCAGAGGTGAATGCTAGTAGCCAGGAGGAACTCGGGCAGGGGTGGGCAGCAGTGGGATGTGGGGGTGAGGTGCTGAGGCAGGGCAGATGAGGTGGCCCCTGGAGGCCAGAGCGTGGCTTTAGATTGGGAAGGGAAGCCAGCGGGAAGTTTCCCAGGGTTTAGGAAGTCAGGCAAGTCCTGGGCAAGGTATGAGGCCTTGACTCTGGCCCAGctgctggggctcctgggcagcCTCTTCTTCCTGGGGCAGGCCCTCACAGCCATGCTGGTGTACGTGTGGAGCCGTCGAAGCCCCCGGGTGAGGGTCAACTTCTTTGGCCTCCTCACCTTCCAGGCACCATTCCTGCCCTGGGCGCTCATGGGCTTCTCACTGCTGCTGGGCAACTCGATCCTTGTGGACCTGCTGGGTGAGTGCTGTCCATCCAACCCTCccaagggagctctctgggacCTGGGGGTCTGTTTGGCCAGAGCCTTCCCTGCACCTGCACTGGACCTCTcatctgcccccgccccctcttCCTGTCTTCAGAGCTCCTCTGTTCTTCCAGCCCCCCAAACAAGCCAATGGGTTTCACTTCTTCAGGCCTGACCTGCTGAGGCTGGTGTGGGTTCTGACCAGGGTGGGGATGGGTAGGCTGGGGTTCCTTCGTGGCTCCCTTCCTCCGATGTTCTCAGGCACCCCCTGCCCCAAGCCCCACCCTGGCCAGCAGTCTGGGCAGGACATGGGGCATGGGTGCTCTGGGCCTCCAAGGCTCTGGACTGTGGAGGGTGGCCTCAGCAGTTGGTGGCCCTTCCACAGGGATCGCCGTGGGCCACATCTACTACTTCCTGGAGGAT encodes:
- the DERL3 gene encoding derlin-3 isoform X1 produces the protein MAWQGLAAEFLQVPAVTRTYTTACVLTTAAVQLEFLSPFQLYFNPHLVFRKFQVWRLVTNFLFFGPLGFSFFFNMLFVFRYCRMLEEGSFRGRTADFVFMFLFGGVLMILLGLLGSLFFLGQALTAMLVYVWSRRSPRVRVNFFGLLTFQAPFLPWALMGFSLLLGNSILVDLLGIAVGHIYYFLEDVFPNQPGGKRLLLTPSFLKLLLDAPEEDPNYLPLPEEQPGPLQQ
- the DERL3 gene encoding derlin-3 isoform X2; translated protein: MAWQGLAAEFLQVPAVTRTYTTACVLTTAAVLEFLSPFQLYFNPHLVFRKFQVWRLVTNFLFFGPLGFSFFFNMLFVFRYCRMLEEGSFRGRTADFVFMFLFGGVLMILLGLLGSLFFLGQALTAMLVYVWSRRSPRVRVNFFGLLTFQAPFLPWALMGFSLLLGNSILVDLLGIAVGHIYYFLEDVFPNQPGGKRLLLTPSFLKLLLDAPEEDPNYLPLPEEQPGPLQQ
- the DERL3 gene encoding derlin-3 isoform X3; the protein is MAWQGLAAEFLQVPAVTRTYTTACVLTTAAVVWRLVTNFLFFGPLGFSFFFNMLFVFRYCRMLEEGSFRGRTADFVFMFLFGGVLMILLGLLGSLFFLGQALTAMLVYVWSRRSPRVRVNFFGLLTFQAPFLPWALMGFSLLLGNSILVDLLGIAVGHIYYFLEDVFPNQPGGKRLLLTPSFLKLLLDAPEEDPNYLPLPEEQPGPLQQ